One window of the Pseudofrankia sp. DC12 genome contains the following:
- a CDS encoding thiopeptide-type bacteriocin biosynthesis protein, which produces MPVVSVGPLVDAVRVALAGGDLCEVAAAHGLATAQLTAAISAYHEAGTAALTRPGDRWYASRLMFPTQTQPEKVMADVVAPALDSLCSWETPVDWWFLRRESDWRVHVRHPDPAVLGEFLHDLGKGRPVAATQPALHEPDVRPFGGMTGTLIAYEFFVADSRGILEYARRTDPLLGRRDLSIAIVDILLAAAGLTWIERGDVYTQLAVTSPPYEAAEPIGARQLGVHLHTFLSDPATRTAIGGAWVGACATAGQRLADAAAGGLLTSPITDVLAALIRPHWARLGLPAPARAVLVRAATEAYNR; this is translated from the coding sequence GTGCCCGTTGTGTCAGTCGGGCCGCTGGTGGACGCGGTCCGCGTGGCGCTCGCTGGTGGAGACCTCTGCGAGGTCGCGGCGGCCCACGGCCTGGCGACCGCGCAGCTTACCGCCGCGATCTCCGCCTACCACGAGGCCGGCACAGCAGCGCTGACCCGGCCGGGGGACCGCTGGTACGCCAGCCGGCTGATGTTCCCGACCCAGACCCAGCCGGAGAAGGTCATGGCTGACGTGGTCGCGCCGGCGCTGGACTCGCTGTGTTCCTGGGAGACGCCGGTCGACTGGTGGTTCCTACGCCGCGAAAGCGACTGGCGGGTCCACGTCCGTCACCCGGATCCGGCCGTCCTCGGCGAGTTCCTCCACGACCTTGGCAAGGGACGGCCGGTCGCGGCGACGCAGCCGGCGCTGCACGAACCCGATGTTCGCCCGTTCGGCGGGATGACCGGCACCCTGATCGCCTATGAATTCTTCGTCGCGGACAGCCGAGGCATTCTGGAGTACGCGCGGCGCACCGACCCGCTGCTGGGACGCCGAGACCTGTCGATCGCCATCGTGGACATCCTCCTGGCCGCCGCCGGCCTGACCTGGATTGAACGTGGCGACGTCTACACCCAGCTCGCCGTCACCTCGCCCCCGTACGAGGCGGCCGAGCCGATCGGCGCCCGACAGCTGGGCGTCCATCTGCACACGTTTCTCAGCGACCCGGCTACGCGCACGGCGATCGGCGGCGCTTGGGTCGGCGCCTGCGCGACCGCCGGCCAGCGCCTCGCCGACGCCGCCGCGGGCGGCCTGCTCACCAGCCCGATCACCGACGTCCTCGCCGCCCTCATACGCCCGCACTGGGCACGCCTCGGCCTGCCCGCCCCTGCCCGCGCGGTCCTCGTCCGCGCCGCTACCGAGGCCTACAACCGGTAA
- a CDS encoding ATP-binding protein translates to MVLTEPRRPVAGRSLALVMERDAMSIARPVVRWLLATPTAPSIARGQVDAVVSEWGVPILVDDAKIVVSELVTNAVNASTGTGAGLEDPFLSWVAVRFSDTGRRFVIEVFDAAPGVPVVQADDPMAETGKGLRLVETLATWGSYRVATGSGKIVWAGFDHGGSRGGSDPVSGWLPRRSPAMPDAPPTVADDLALLGRVRQGLRTLTFPCAPGLAVSPAGVSSGAPA, encoded by the coding sequence ATGGTCCTCACCGAACCACGCAGGCCTGTTGCCGGCCGATCATTGGCACTTGTGATGGAGCGAGACGCGATGTCGATTGCGCGGCCAGTCGTTCGCTGGCTCCTGGCGACACCGACTGCGCCGTCTATCGCCCGTGGCCAGGTGGATGCGGTTGTGTCGGAGTGGGGTGTGCCGATTCTCGTCGATGACGCGAAGATCGTCGTCAGTGAGTTGGTCACGAACGCGGTGAACGCCTCAACCGGTACCGGCGCCGGCTTGGAGGACCCGTTTCTCAGCTGGGTCGCTGTTCGGTTCAGTGATACGGGACGGCGATTCGTGATCGAGGTCTTTGATGCTGCCCCAGGTGTTCCGGTCGTGCAGGCAGATGACCCGATGGCCGAGACCGGGAAGGGTCTGCGCCTGGTCGAAACGCTCGCCACGTGGGGCAGTTACCGAGTGGCGACTGGATCCGGGAAGATCGTCTGGGCCGGCTTTGACCATGGCGGCTCTCGCGGGGGAAGCGATCCCGTGTCGGGGTGGCTGCCGAGAAGGAGTCCGGCTATGCCCGATGCCCCACCGACGGTGGCCGATGATCTGGCGCTGCTGGGTCGCGTTCGTCAGGGCCTGCGCACGCTCACGTTTCCGTGCGCTCCTGGTCTGGCCGTGAGCCCTGCCGGTGTTTCGTCGGGTGCGCCCGCCTGA
- the fxlM gene encoding methyltransferase, FxLD system, producing MTLGTLDGESLRHALVDKLVADQDAKGLVLPAAVEAAMRTVPRELFTPSLPVQEAYADAAVLKKRRGEEVVSSVSAPFLIAEMLAQAVNSLRDLEGRHVLEIGSGGYNAALLRELVGPTGSVTTVDIDPEVTGRAGACLAAAGYHDVTVVCADAEHPVVPGRRYDLVIVTVGAWDIPPAWRNQLTEDGVLVVPLRTFGMTRSWELQRDGDRLVSASNRMCGFVSMQGDGAHEMRYIDIAEGVHLRLDEGQQIDPTTIAGLLTLPREEAWAGVSLPPRTKLADLNLWLATRLRSEPGDVVALTAQEAAIKAGGVTPSWQFGTPATLRNGTLVYRSTLRWTDRLFDLGAYAHGPEAALAAGRMVEHMRAWVDAGGPPPVLHVLPAQTPDGDLPAGAVLDKRHSRLVLAFTPQEKGTP from the coding sequence ATGACCCTCGGCACCCTGGACGGCGAGAGCCTCCGTCACGCGCTGGTCGACAAGCTGGTCGCCGATCAGGACGCGAAGGGGCTTGTGCTTCCAGCCGCGGTCGAGGCGGCGATGCGGACGGTTCCCCGCGAGCTGTTCACACCGAGCCTCCCCGTGCAGGAGGCGTACGCGGACGCCGCGGTCCTCAAGAAGCGGCGCGGCGAGGAAGTCGTCAGCTCGGTGTCGGCGCCGTTTCTGATCGCGGAGATGCTCGCCCAAGCGGTGAACAGCCTCCGCGATCTGGAGGGCCGACACGTCCTGGAGATCGGCAGCGGAGGCTACAACGCGGCACTGCTGCGGGAACTTGTCGGCCCGACGGGCTCCGTCACGACCGTCGACATCGACCCCGAGGTCACCGGCAGGGCCGGCGCCTGCCTGGCGGCCGCAGGCTACCACGACGTCACGGTGGTGTGCGCGGACGCCGAACATCCGGTCGTGCCGGGCCGCCGCTACGACCTGGTCATCGTCACGGTCGGGGCGTGGGACATCCCGCCAGCGTGGCGGAATCAGCTCACCGAGGACGGCGTGCTCGTCGTGCCGCTACGGACGTTCGGGATGACCCGGTCGTGGGAGCTACAGCGCGACGGGGATCGTCTGGTCAGTGCGAGCAACCGCATGTGTGGGTTCGTCTCGATGCAGGGCGACGGAGCCCACGAGATGCGCTACATCGACATCGCCGAGGGCGTCCATCTGCGGCTGGACGAGGGCCAGCAGATCGACCCGACCACGATCGCCGGCCTCCTCACACTGCCCCGCGAGGAGGCGTGGGCCGGGGTGAGCCTGCCTCCCCGGACCAAGCTGGCCGACCTCAACCTGTGGCTCGCGACCCGCCTCCGCAGCGAGCCGGGAGACGTCGTCGCCCTCACCGCGCAGGAGGCAGCGATCAAGGCCGGCGGGGTCACCCCCTCCTGGCAGTTCGGCACCCCGGCCACCCTGCGGAACGGCACGTTGGTCTACCGGTCGACCCTGCGCTGGACCGACCGGCTGTTCGATCTCGGCGCCTACGCCCACGGTCCCGAGGCCGCCCTGGCGGCCGGGCGGATGGTCGAGCACATGCGCGCGTGGGTGGACGCCGGCGGCCCGCCGCCGGTGCTGCACGTGCTTCCCGCGCAGACCCCCGACGGCGACCTGCCGGCGGGGGCGGTCCTGGACAAGCGGCACAGCCGCCTCGTCCTGGCCTTCACTCCCCAGGAGAAGGGAACCCCCTGA
- a CDS encoding FxLD family lanthipeptide: protein MDNPEYELDLTLVDAGPVASGHALTTDDECGSGETGTNACTTNADAS, encoded by the coding sequence ATGGACAACCCCGAGTACGAGCTGGACCTGACTCTCGTCGACGCCGGTCCGGTCGCGAGCGGTCACGCCCTCACCACCGACGACGAATGCGGCTCGGGTGAGACAGGCACCAACGCCTGCACGACCAACGCCGACGCCAGCTGA
- a CDS encoding helix-turn-helix transcriptional regulator, with protein sequence MTSSRRPPNRDLAWERLQRGWSHDEVARRVSIEMDRAGETYTGLTANTVRRWETGERHPEPRYRKHLVTVFGKPASELGLLTPDELKMRPEPRTGKQGDMAADAGSGPDWDRAAVLRALLGTSALPLLSPLLSVTSIEGEEPAGSAAVDPEAYAKIANGQRELYWSSPARLLFEASFAHTHLGVTLVRGARGTRRTALATGLVQSALLAGRLAFFDLSQPAVAARCYEVALTASKEAGDHALAATVLGHMAFIPGFSQDPDSARNLIAAALQHCWHGVQPIVRSWLHAVSSEIEARGGAAASSRHKIDLAEASLPDQPGDLPWFDFYDAGRLDCFAGYAALATGDHPEAARRLASAADRLGADGSKQRSVVLADLAAAHGRDGDRVADFLGQAITALTSDWYATGLERLRATRPLLGDSQHGRHLDEQIKALPRAS encoded by the coding sequence ATGACGAGCAGCCGTCGTCCCCCGAACCGCGATTTGGCTTGGGAGCGGCTCCAACGCGGCTGGTCGCACGACGAGGTCGCCCGCCGCGTCAGCATCGAGATGGACCGCGCCGGCGAGACCTACACGGGCCTGACCGCCAACACGGTCCGGCGGTGGGAGACCGGCGAGCGGCACCCCGAGCCTCGGTACCGCAAACACCTGGTGACCGTGTTCGGGAAGCCGGCGAGCGAGCTGGGCCTGCTCACGCCGGACGAGTTGAAGATGCGTCCCGAGCCCAGGACGGGAAAGCAGGGTGACATGGCTGCTGACGCAGGTAGTGGTCCGGACTGGGACCGGGCGGCCGTCCTTCGAGCGCTACTCGGAACGAGCGCGCTGCCGCTACTAAGCCCGTTGCTGTCCGTGACGTCGATCGAGGGCGAGGAGCCCGCCGGATCTGCCGCGGTAGACCCAGAGGCCTACGCGAAGATCGCGAATGGCCAGCGGGAGCTCTACTGGAGCAGCCCTGCACGTCTGCTCTTCGAGGCGTCCTTCGCGCACACGCACCTGGGCGTCACGCTCGTGCGCGGTGCTCGCGGCACCCGCCGCACCGCGCTAGCCACCGGCCTGGTCCAGTCAGCACTGCTGGCCGGACGCCTCGCGTTCTTTGACCTCAGCCAGCCCGCCGTCGCCGCCCGCTGCTACGAGGTCGCGCTCACGGCGAGCAAAGAGGCCGGCGACCATGCCCTCGCCGCCACGGTTCTCGGTCATATGGCCTTCATCCCTGGCTTCAGCCAGGATCCCGACAGCGCGCGGAACCTGATCGCCGCCGCGCTGCAACACTGCTGGCACGGCGTCCAGCCCATCGTCCGATCATGGCTACACGCCGTGTCGTCCGAGATCGAAGCCCGAGGCGGCGCCGCGGCATCCAGCCGACACAAGATCGACCTTGCGGAAGCGTCGCTGCCCGACCAGCCGGGCGACCTCCCGTGGTTCGACTTCTACGACGCCGGACGCCTCGACTGCTTCGCCGGCTACGCCGCCCTCGCGACCGGCGATCATCCGGAAGCCGCCCGCAGGCTGGCCTCAGCCGCCGACCGACTCGGCGCCGACGGCAGCAAGCAGCGAAGCGTCGTCCTCGCGGATCTCGCCGCCGCACATGGCCGGGACGGTGACCGCGTCGCTGACTTCCTTGGCCAGGCGATCACAGCGTTGACCAGCGACTGGTATGCGACCGGCCTGGAACGACTCCGCGCCACCCGGCCGCTTCTCGGGGACAGCCAGCATGGTCGACACCTCGACGAGCAGATCAAGGCATTGCCGCGGGCATCGTGA
- the fxsT gene encoding FxSxx-COOH system tetratricopeptide repeat protein, translating into MDFFVSHAGPDTAWAEWIATTVEAAGYSVELDVWDWTAGTSFVAAMERALSRADRLLALASPDYFSRTWTAVEWEAAFVRQSEDAGFLVPVLIRPCGPEEYPRLLAPLIYIDLVGLDEAAARRTLLDRLAGARRPPMGTRTTFPGAYAGSALAGGRHPPVVFPGRLPPVWGPVPARNLLFTGRDRLLDRLHEQLSGGLGRVAVSALQGLGGMGKTQLAVEYAWRYADLYPLVWWVDAETPIALNAGLAALANTLGVGTGDVPERAAAALAELGRREGWLMIYDNVTDPASIAAVMPPSSGRLILTCRDPALRRVGAELVEVGEFTRDETAALIRRHVPDIDETAADRLGEMLGNLPLAVDQAGAFLAATAMALDGYLALLAVHPQVLLDEDTPHHPGLVTTVMAAHDQLAAGYPAAAALLDQLAFLAPEPIPLAAIPVGTASPVPGALLVADPLTTHIMLAAIGRYALARRSGATVQLHRLVQSLLRARLTPASVRASLEAALTLLGTVTPQDAEDPANWPAYGELVPHITAAAAHLAHADDVLEPDRFRLLLDRACWYLYSAGQLTSARVLTESTYVRWKSGLGADHPDTLNAASSLASVLAALGKHEEARVLDEETLGRRRRILGHDHPHSLISANNLALRLSDLGEYQAARVLDEDTFGRLRRIRGADHPETLTSANNLARRLADVGEYQAASALAEDTLFRRRRVLGEDHPSTLHSANDLALWLAELGEQRAAHSLAEDVLVRRRHVLGVDHPDTLRSANNLALRLADLGDHEAARALAEDTLARMRKVLGEDHPNALVVASNLALELAALGMSHAAQVLAEGTLSQMRRVLGKEHPFTLKSERDLAAARIDLTAHE; encoded by the coding sequence GTGGACTTCTTTGTCTCCCATGCCGGCCCGGATACGGCGTGGGCGGAGTGGATCGCAACGACGGTGGAGGCCGCCGGGTACAGCGTCGAGCTGGATGTCTGGGACTGGACCGCAGGTACGAGCTTCGTCGCGGCAATGGAGCGGGCGTTGAGCCGGGCGGACCGGTTGTTGGCGCTGGCGAGCCCGGACTACTTTTCCCGGACGTGGACGGCGGTCGAGTGGGAGGCAGCGTTCGTCCGTCAGTCGGAAGACGCCGGGTTCCTGGTGCCAGTGCTGATCCGACCTTGTGGGCCGGAGGAGTATCCACGACTGTTGGCGCCGCTGATCTATATCGACCTGGTGGGCTTGGATGAGGCGGCGGCGCGCAGGACCCTGCTGGATCGTCTGGCAGGGGCCCGCCGCCCGCCGATGGGCACGAGGACGACGTTCCCGGGGGCCTACGCCGGTTCTGCGTTGGCGGGCGGTCGGCATCCACCGGTGGTCTTCCCTGGACGGCTGCCACCGGTCTGGGGCCCGGTGCCGGCGCGAAACCTGCTCTTCACGGGCCGCGATCGACTTCTTGACCGGCTCCATGAGCAGCTGTCAGGCGGGTTGGGGCGGGTCGCGGTCTCTGCGTTGCAGGGGCTGGGAGGGATGGGTAAGACCCAGCTGGCCGTGGAGTACGCCTGGCGGTACGCCGACCTCTACCCGCTGGTCTGGTGGGTCGACGCGGAAACCCCGATAGCTCTGAACGCCGGCCTTGCAGCCCTTGCTAACACGCTAGGGGTGGGAACGGGGGACGTGCCCGAGCGGGCAGCTGCGGCGCTGGCGGAGTTGGGTCGCCGCGAGGGTTGGCTAATGATCTACGACAACGTCACCGACCCGGCCTCCATCGCCGCGGTGATGCCGCCATCATCGGGCCGGCTTATTCTGACGTGCCGCGACCCCGCTCTACGCCGCGTCGGCGCGGAACTGGTCGAGGTCGGCGAATTCACCCGAGATGAGACCGCCGCGCTGATCCGCCGTCACGTCCCTGACATCGACGAAACGGCGGCGGACCGGCTCGGGGAAATGTTGGGCAATCTGCCGCTGGCCGTGGATCAGGCCGGGGCGTTCCTAGCGGCGACGGCCATGGCCTTAGACGGCTACCTGGCGCTACTCGCCGTTCACCCGCAGGTTTTGCTGGACGAGGACACCCCCCACCATCCGGGGTTGGTTACCACGGTGATGGCCGCTCACGACCAGCTCGCCGCCGGCTATCCAGCCGCTGCGGCACTGCTCGATCAGCTTGCCTTCCTCGCCCCGGAACCCATTCCGCTGGCCGCGATCCCGGTCGGGACCGCGAGCCCTGTGCCCGGAGCGCTGCTGGTGGCAGATCCGCTGACCACACACATTATGTTGGCAGCGATCGGTCGGTACGCGCTGGCCCGCCGTAGCGGCGCCACGGTCCAGCTCCACCGCCTCGTGCAAAGCCTGCTGCGCGCTCGCCTCACCCCGGCGTCGGTCCGCGCCTCCCTCGAAGCCGCCCTCACTCTCCTGGGTACCGTGACCCCGCAAGATGCCGAAGATCCCGCCAACTGGCCCGCCTATGGTGAGCTCGTCCCCCACATCACCGCCGCCGCGGCCCACCTTGCCCACGCCGACGATGTCCTCGAACCCGACCGGTTCCGTCTCCTGTTGGATCGGGCGTGCTGGTATCTGTACAGCGCCGGTCAGCTCACCAGCGCACGTGTCCTGACCGAATCGACATACGTCCGCTGGAAAAGCGGCCTCGGAGCTGATCATCCTGATACTCTGAACGCGGCTTCCAGCCTCGCGTCCGTCCTCGCCGCTCTTGGAAAGCACGAGGAGGCCCGGGTCCTGGACGAGGAGACTTTGGGACGGCGGCGCCGCATCCTCGGCCACGACCATCCTCACAGTCTGATATCGGCGAACAATCTTGCTCTGCGTCTTTCCGATCTTGGCGAGTACCAAGCTGCACGTGTGCTGGACGAGGACACCTTTGGGCGCCTACGCCGAATCCGCGGCGCTGATCATCCTGAGACGCTGACCTCGGCGAACAACCTGGCCCGTCGCCTGGCTGATGTTGGTGAATATCAAGCTGCAAGTGCGCTGGCCGAAGACACCCTCTTCCGCCGACGCCGTGTACTCGGTGAGGACCATCCCAGTACGCTGCATTCAGCGAATGATCTGGCTCTTTGGCTAGCCGAACTTGGGGAGCAGCGTGCCGCACATTCGCTGGCCGAGGACGTCCTGGTCCGACGGCGCCACGTCCTTGGTGTTGATCATCCCGATACTTTGAGATCGGCGAACAACCTCGCGCTTCGTCTGGCGGATCTCGGCGACCACGAGGCCGCGAGAGCGCTTGCAGAGGACACCCTCGCGCGGATGCGAAAGGTCCTCGGCGAAGACCACCCCAATGCTCTGGTCGTGGCATCCAACCTCGCCCTCGAACTGGCGGCTCTTGGGATGTCCCATGCAGCGCAGGTGCTGGCCGAGGGTACTCTCTCCCAGATGCGTCGGGTTCTCGGGAAGGAACACCCCTTCACCTTGAAATCGGAGCGTGATCTTGCTGCTGCCCGCATTGACCTCACCGCTCACGAATAA
- a CDS encoding HAD family hydrolase, producing MPIRSVFFDVGETIVDESREYGTWADWLGVPRHTFSAVFGAVIARGLDYREVFQVFRPGFDLRAERERRTAAGQPESFSEENLYADARPCLEALRSGGLLVGLAGNQTARAETILRALDLPVDLIGTSDGWGVEKPSTAFFDRVVAEARCAPEEVLYVGDRLDNDIRPAQAVGLATALVRRGPWGYIVEDTAVASRCLFHLDSLADLPELVRKHNEAR from the coding sequence ATGCCGATCAGGTCAGTGTTCTTCGACGTCGGTGAGACGATCGTGGATGAGTCTCGGGAGTATGGGACGTGGGCGGACTGGCTGGGGGTGCCGCGGCACACGTTCTCGGCGGTGTTCGGCGCCGTGATCGCTCGGGGGCTGGACTACCGCGAGGTGTTCCAGGTTTTCCGGCCAGGGTTCGATCTCCGTGCCGAGCGCGAGCGGAGGACGGCCGCAGGACAGCCTGAGTCGTTCAGCGAAGAGAACCTCTACGCCGATGCCCGGCCGTGCCTCGAAGCGCTGCGCTCCGGGGGTCTGCTGGTCGGCCTGGCGGGCAACCAGACAGCCCGAGCGGAGACCATTCTGCGGGCATTGGATCTTCCGGTGGATCTGATCGGCACCTCGGACGGCTGGGGCGTAGAGAAGCCCTCGACGGCGTTCTTCGACCGCGTCGTCGCCGAGGCGCGATGCGCGCCGGAGGAAGTGCTCTACGTCGGCGACCGGCTCGACAATGACATCCGTCCGGCGCAGGCGGTCGGGCTGGCGACTGCCCTCGTCCGCCGAGGCCCGTGGGGGTACATCGTCGAGGACACCGCCGTCGCCAGCCGCTGTCTGTTCCACCTCGACTCCTTGGCCGACCTGCCCGAGCTGGTGCGCAAACACAACGAGGCGCGCTAA
- a CDS encoding SAM-dependent methyltransferase has product MLLNDSDRPRSPVDLRIDVPHSARMYDYYLDGKDNFTADREAANLVLAEFPQARTAARQNRAFLRRATRYLAASAGVRQFLDIGTGIPTSPNLHEIAQANTPEARIVYVDNDPIVLSHARALLTSSPQGVTAYLDANLLEPARILDSEDVRDTLDLTRPVGLSLIAVLHFLPDDADPYGIVATLLDALPSGSYLTLTHATADFARAQADQAAAIYRARGIPAQARSLDEVDCFFDGLELIDPGVVVAHHWRPDAAPPTGHVEVTLTDDEVSCYAAVGRKP; this is encoded by the coding sequence ATGCTCCTGAATGATTCCGATCGGCCGCGCTCACCCGTCGATCTGCGAATCGACGTGCCGCACTCGGCGCGCATGTACGACTACTATCTCGACGGCAAGGACAACTTCACCGCCGACCGGGAAGCCGCCAATCTGGTATTGGCCGAGTTCCCCCAGGCCCGGACCGCCGCACGGCAGAACAGGGCTTTCCTGCGCCGCGCGACCCGGTACCTCGCCGCCAGCGCGGGAGTCCGCCAGTTCCTCGATATTGGAACGGGTATCCCTACGTCACCTAACCTGCATGAGATCGCTCAGGCGAACACTCCGGAGGCGCGGATCGTCTACGTCGACAATGATCCGATCGTTTTGTCCCACGCCCGGGCGCTATTGACGAGCAGCCCGCAGGGCGTGACCGCGTACTTGGACGCTAACCTCCTCGAACCCGCGAGGATCCTTGACTCGGAGGATGTCCGGGACACCCTGGACCTGACCCGCCCAGTCGGCCTGTCGCTGATCGCGGTCCTGCATTTCCTGCCCGATGACGCCGACCCCTACGGAATCGTCGCGACGCTGCTGGACGCGTTGCCGTCCGGCAGCTACCTGACGCTCACGCATGCCACCGCGGACTTCGCCCGCGCGCAGGCCGACCAGGCCGCCGCGATCTACCGAGCCCGCGGCATCCCCGCCCAGGCGCGCAGCCTCGACGAGGTCGACTGCTTCTTCGACGGCCTGGAACTGATCGACCCGGGCGTCGTCGTGGCGCACCACTGGCGCCCCGACGCCGCACCGCCCACCGGCCACGTCGAGGTCACGCTCACGGATGACGAGGTGTCCTGCTACGCGGCGGTCGGGCGCAAACCGTGA